The nucleotide sequence GGGCTGTGGCAGTACGTGCGGAAGCAGTTCGAGGCGGCCGTCACCGGGGTCGCTCAGGGCAAGCTGCCGTACTGAACATGGCCGAAGGCCGCCGCGAGGGGATCGGGAACACCCTCGCGACGGCCTTCGGGGTCGGTGGAGTTAGTGGACCACGGCCTTCTCGGCGCCCGCGCCGGTCAGGGAGCGGACCTCCATTTCGGCGTACTTCTTCTCGTTGTGCTCCTTGGACAGGACCGTGCCCAGCCAGCCCAGGATGAACGCGGCCGGGATCGAAACGAGGCCCGGGTTGCTCAGCGGGAACCAGGCGAAGTCCACGCTCTTGATCATCGACGTGCTCTTGCCGGACACCGCCGGCGAGAAGACGATCAGCACGATCGTGATGGCCAGGCCGCCGTAGATCGACCACAGCGCGCCCTGGGTGTTGAACCGCTTCCAGAACAGCGAGTAGAGGATCGTCGGCAGGTTCGCCGACGCCGCGACCGCGAAGGCCAGCGCGACCAGGAACGCCACGTTCTGCCCGTTGGCCAGGATGCCGCCGCCGATGGCGAGGGCGCCGATCACCACCGCGGTGATCCGGGCGACCTTGACCTCCGAGTCCGGCGACGTCTTGCCCCGCTTGACGACGTTCGCGTAGACGTCGTGGGCGAAGGACGCCGAGGCCGTGATCGTCAGGCCGGCGACCACCGCGAGGATCGTCGCGAAGGCGACCGCGGAGATCAGGCCCAGCAGCACCGGCCCGCCCAGTTCGAGCGCGAGCAGCGGAGCCGCGGAGTTGACCCCGCCCGGTGCCTTCTTGATCGTGTCCGGCCCGACCAGCGCACCGGCGCCGTAGCCCAGCACCAGCGTGAACAGGTAGAACACGCCGATCAGCACGATCGCCCAGACCACCGAGCGACGGGCGTCGCGGGCGGTCGGCACGGTGTAGAAGCGCATCAGGACGTGCGGCAGGCCCGCCGTGCCCAGCACCAGCGCGATGCCGAGGGAGAGGAAGTCGAGCTTGGACGTTCCGGTGGCGCCGTACTGCTTGCCCGGGCCGAGCAACGTCTGCCCGGCCTTGCCCGCCTTGTCGACCGCGGCCTGCAGCAGCTGGGAGAAGTTGAAGCCGTACTTGCCGAGCACCCAGAGCGTGATCACGAGCGCGCCGACGATGAGCAGCGCGGCCTTGATGATCTGCACCCAGGTGGTGCCCTTCATGCCGCCGATCAGCACGTAGGCGATCATGATCACGCCGACGACGGCGATCACCAGTGCCTGCGCGCCCTTGCCTTCGACGCCGAGCAGCAGCGCGACGAGACCACCCGCGCCCGCCATCTGCGCGAGCAGGTAGAAGAACGACACGATCAGCGTCGACGTCGCGGCCGCGGCCCGCACCGGGCGCTGCTTCATCCGGAACGCCAGGACGTCGCCCATCGTGAACTTGCCGGTGTTGCGCAGCAGTTCCGCGACCAGCAGCAGCGCGACGAGCCACGCCACCAGGAAGCCGATGGAGTAGAGGAAGCCGTCGTAGCCGTTGATGGCGATCGCGCCGGCGATGCCGAGGAACGACGCCGCCGACAGGTAGTCACCCGAAATGGCGATGCCGTTCTGCGGGCCGGTGAACGCGCGGCCGGCGGCGTAGTAGTCCGAGGCCGTCTTCGTGTTGCGGCTGGCCCGGAACACGATCACCAGGGTGATGAGCACGAAGGCGGCGAAGATGAGGATGTTGAGGAGCGGGTTGCTGCCTTCCACGCCCGCGGCGATGTTCGTCATGCCTGCTCCTTCGCAGAGTCGCCTTCGATGTCCTCACGGATCTTCTCGGCGACCGGGTCCAGCTTCCGGTTCGCGTACCGGACGTAGAGGCCGGTGATCACGAACGTCGAGACGAACTGCAGCAGGCCGAAGATCAGGCCGACGTT is from Amycolatopsis mediterranei and encodes:
- a CDS encoding cation acetate symporter, giving the protein MTNIAAGVEGSNPLLNILIFAAFVLITLVIVFRASRNTKTASDYYAAGRAFTGPQNGIAISGDYLSAASFLGIAGAIAINGYDGFLYSIGFLVAWLVALLLVAELLRNTGKFTMGDVLAFRMKQRPVRAAAATSTLIVSFFYLLAQMAGAGGLVALLLGVEGKGAQALVIAVVGVIMIAYVLIGGMKGTTWVQIIKAALLIVGALVITLWVLGKYGFNFSQLLQAAVDKAGKAGQTLLGPGKQYGATGTSKLDFLSLGIALVLGTAGLPHVLMRFYTVPTARDARRSVVWAIVLIGVFYLFTLVLGYGAGALVGPDTIKKAPGGVNSAAPLLALELGGPVLLGLISAVAFATILAVVAGLTITASASFAHDVYANVVKRGKTSPDSEVKVARITAVVIGALAIGGGILANGQNVAFLVALAFAVAASANLPTILYSLFWKRFNTQGALWSIYGGLAITIVLIVFSPAVSGKSTSMIKSVDFAWFPLSNPGLVSIPAAFILGWLGTVLSKEHNEKKYAEMEVRSLTGAGAEKAVVH